From the Diospyros lotus cultivar Yz01 chromosome 13, ASM1463336v1, whole genome shotgun sequence genome, one window contains:
- the LOC127788962 gene encoding FT-interacting protein 3-like: protein MQKPPHEDFSLKETKPHLGGGKVTGDKLTATYDLVEQMQYLYVRVVKAKDLPAKDLTGSCDPYVEVKLGNYKGTTRHFEKKTNPEWNQVFAFSKDRIQASVLEVTVKDKDVVKDDFIGRVWFELSEVPKRVPPDSPLAPQWYRLEERNGMKVKGELMLAVWWGTQADEAFSEAWHSDAAAVSGADGLANMRSKVYLSPKLWYLRVNVIEAQDLLPSDRSRFPEVFVKAILGHQALRTRISMSKSINPKWNEDLMFVAAEPFEEPLILSVEDRLAPNKEEVLGRCAIPLQSVERRLDHVHRPLYSKWYNLEKHVIVEGEKKKEVKFASRIHMRICLEGGYHVLDESTHHSSDLRPTAKQLWKPSIGVLELGILNAHGLTPMKTIDGRASTDAYCVAKYGQKWVRTRTIIDSFTPKWNEQYTWEVFDPCTVVTIGVFDNGHLHGGDKPGGAKDSRIGKVRIRLSTLETDRVYTHSYPLLVLHPSGVKKTGEIHLAVRFSCSSLLNMMHMYSHPLLPKMHYLHPLTVSQLDSLRHQATQIVSMRLSRAEPPLRKEVVEYMLDVGSHMWSMRRSKANFFRIMGVLSGLIAVGKWFDQICNWKNPITTVLINILFLILVLYPELILPTIFLYLFLIGVWYYRWRPRHPPHMDTRLSCADGAHPDELDEEFDTFPTSRPNDMVRMRYDRLRSIAGRIQTVVGDLATQGERLQSLLSWRDPRATALFVIFCLVAAIVLYVTPFQVVALLIGFYALRHPRFRHKLPSVPLNFFRRLPARTDSML, encoded by the coding sequence ATGCAGAAACCTCCTCACGAAGATTTTTCTCTGAAGGAGACCAAACCCCATCTTGGCGGTGGGAAGGTCACCGGGGATAAGCTCACAGCCACTTATGATCTGGTCGAGCAGATGCAATATCTCTATGTTCGGGTTGTCAAGGCAAAGGATTTGCCTGCAAAAGATCTTACTGGTAGCTGTGATCCGTATGTCGAAGTTAAGCTTGGAAATTACAAGGGTACAACTAGGcattttgagaaaaaaacaaACCCGGAATGGAACCAGGTGTTTGCTTTCTCCAAAGACCGGATTCAAGCTTCGGTCCTTGAGGTCACAGTCAAGGATAAGGATGTGGTCAAAGATGATTTTATTGGTCGGGTGTGGTTTGAGCTCAGTGAGGTCCCAAAACGGGTACCTCCCGACAGTCCTCTAGCACCACAGTGGTATAGATTGGAAGAGAGGAATGGGATGAAAGTTAAGGGAGAGCTGATGTTGGCAGTTTGGTGGGGTACTCAAGCTGATGAAGCATTTTCTGAAGCTTGGCATTCGGATGCTGCAGCAGTTAGTGGTGCTGATGGTCTTGCAAACATGCGGTCAAAGGTGTATCTTTCACCTAAGCTGTGGTATCTGAGGGTCAATGTCATTGAAGCTCAGGACTTGCTGCCAAGCGACAGGAGCAGGTTCCCTGAAGTTTTTGTGAAGGCTATACTTGGGCATCAGGCTTTGAGAACTCGAATCTCTATGAGTAAGAGCATCAATCCAAAGTGGAATGAGGATTTGATGTTTGTAGCAGCAGAACCATTTGAGGAACCCTTGATTTTAAGCGTGGAAGATAGACTTGCACCAAACAAGGAAGAAGTTCTGGGCAGGTGTGCAATTCCTTTACAGTCTGTGGAGAGGAGGCTAGATCATGTTCATAGGCCTCTGTACTCCAAGTGGTATAATCTTGAGAAGCATGTTATTGTGGAGggtgagaagaagaaggaagttAAGTTTGCCAGCAGGATTCATATGAGGATCTGTTTGGAAGGCGGTTATCATGTTCTGGATGAATCAACTCACCACAGTAGTGATCTGAGGCCTACAGCAAAACAGTTGTGGAAGCCCAGCATTGGGGTTCTGGAATTGGGGATTCTAAATGCTCATGGGTTGACACCTATGAAGACAATAGATGGCCGGGCATCAACTGATGCTTATTGTGTTGCCAAATATGGGCAGAAGTGGGTTCGTACAAGGACAATCATTGATAGCTTTACTCCCAAATGGAATGAGCAATACACCTGGGAGGTTTTTGATCCATGCACTGTTGTTACCATTGGGGTATTTGACAACGGCCACTTGCATGGGGGAGATAAGCCCGGAGGGGCAAAGGATTCTAGGATTGGAAAGGTAAGAATTCGTCTTTCTACCCTTGAAACTGATAGGGTTTACACCCATTCCTATCCGCTTTTGGTTTTACACCCCTCTGGAGTGAAGAAGACTGGTGAAATTCATTTGGCTGTGAGATTCTCGTGCTCCTCTCTCCTGAATATGATGCATATGTACTCTCATCCACTGTTGCCAAAAATGCACTATCTTCATCCACTGACAGTCAGCCAGCTCGATAGCTTGAGGCACCAGGCCACGCAGATTGTGTCCATGAGACTAAGTCGTGCTGAGCCACCATTGAGGAAAGAGGTGGTGGAGTATATGCTGGATGTTGGTTCCCACATGTGGAGCATGAGAAGAAGCAAGGCCAATTTCTTCAGAATTATGGGAGTTTTGAGTGGTTTAATTGCTGTGGGAAAATGGTTTGATCAGATATGTAACTGGAAGAACCCGATCACCACAGTTCTCATTAACATCTTATTTCTAATACTGGTGCTGTACCCAGAACTGATTTTACCCACCATTTTCCTCTACCTCTTCCTGATCGGGGTGTGGTACTACAGATGGAGACCAAGGCATCCTCCACACATGGACACTCGTCTCTCCTGTGCGGACGGTGCACATCCTGACGAACTGGATGAAGAATTTGACACATTTCCAACTTCCCGTCCTAATGATATGGTGAGGATGAGGTATGATCGTCTGAGAAGTATTGCAGGGAGGATTCAGACGGTGGTGGGTGATTTGGCCACCCAAGGGGAGAGGCTGCAGTCGTTGCTGAGCTGGAGGGACCCGAGAGCGACTGCTCTGTTTGTGATTTTCTGCTTGGTTGCTGCCATAGTTCTCTATGTTACACCGTTCCAAGTTGTGGCCCTTCTTATAGGTTTTTATGCATTAAGACACCCAAGGTTCCGTCATAAGCTTCCCTCAGTGCCCCTCAATTTTTTCAGGAGGCTACCAGCTAGAACTGACTCCATGTTATGA
- the LOC127788960 gene encoding FT-interacting protein 3-like, whose protein sequence is MQKMPKPPHEDFSLKETYPHLGGGKVTGDKLKATYDLVEQMQYLYVRVVKAKDLPAKDLTGSCDPYVEVRLGNYKGTTRHFEKKTNPEWNQVFAFSKDRIQASVLEVTVKDKDVVKDDFIGRVWFELCEVPKRVPPDSPLAPQWYRLEERNGMKVKGELMLAVWWGTQADEAFPEAWHSDAAAVSGADGLANMRSKVYLSPKLWYLRVNVIEAQDLLPSDRSRFPEVFVKAILGNQALRTRISMSKTINPIWNEDLMFVAAEPFEEPLILSVEDRLAPNKEEVLGRCAIPLQCVEKRLDHVHRPLYSKWYNLEKHVIVEGEKKKEIKFASRIHMRICLEGGYHVLDESTHHSSDLRPTAKQLWKPSIGVLELGILNACGLTPMKTIDGRASTDAYCVAKYGQKWVRTRTIIGSFTPKWNEQYTWEVFDPCTVVTIGVFDNGHLHGGEKPGGTKDSRIGKVRIRLSTLETDRVYTHSYPLLVLHPSGVKKMGEIHLAVRFSCSSLLNMMHMYSRPLLPKMHYLHPLTVSQLDSLRHQATQIVSMRLSRAEPPLRKEVVEYMLDVGSHMWSMRRSKANFFRIMGVLSGLIAVGKWFDQICNWRNPITTVLIHILFLILVLYPELILPTIFLYLFLIGVWYYRWRPRHPTHMDTRLSCADTAHPDELDEEFDTFPTSRPNDMVRMRYDRLRSIAGRIQTVVGDLATQGERLQSLLSWRDPRATALFVIFCLVAAIVLYVTPFQVVVFLTGFYVLRHPRFRHKLPSVPLNFFRRLPARTDSML, encoded by the coding sequence ATGCAGAAAATGCCGAAACCTCCTCACGAAGATTTTTCTCTAAAGGAGACCTACCCCCACCTCGGTGGTGGGAAGGTCACTGGGGATAAACTCAAAGCCACTTATGACCTGGTCGAGCAGATGCAATATCTCTATGTTCGGGTTGTCAAGGCAAAGGATTTGCCTGCAAAAGATCTTACTGGTAGCTGTGATCCGTATGTCGAAGTTAGGCTTGGAAATTACAAGGGTACAACTAGGcattttgagaaaaaaacaaATCCAGAATGGAACCAGGTGTTTGCCTTCTCCAAAGACCGGATTCAAGCTTCGGTCCTTGAGGTCACAGTCAAGGATAAGGATGTGGTCAAAGATGATTTTATTGGTCGGGTGTGGTTTGAGCTCTGTGAGGTCCCAAAACGGGTACCTCCCGACAGTCCTCTAGCACCACAGTGGTATAGATTGGAAGAGAGGAATGGGATGAAAGTTAAGGGAGAGCTGATGTTGGCAGTTTGGTGGGGTACCCAAGCTGATGAAGCATTTCCTGAAGCTTGGCATTCGGATGCTGCAGCAGTTAGTGGTGCTGATGGTCTTGCAAACATGCGGTCAAAGGTGTATCTTTCACCTAAGCTGTGGTATCTGAGGGTCAATGTCATTGAAGCTCAGGACTTGCTGCCAAGCGACAGGAGCAGGTTCCCTGAAGTTTTTGTGAAGGCTATACTTGGGAATCAGGCTTTGAGAACTCGAATCTCTATGAGTAAGACCATCAATCCAATCTGGAATGAGGATTTGATGTTTGTAGCAGCCGAACCATTTGAGGAACCCTTGATTTTGAGCGTGGAAGATAGACTTGCACCAAACAAGGAAGAAGTTCTGGGCAGGTGTGCAATTCCTTTACAGTGTGTGGAGAAGAGGCTAGATCATGTTCATAGGCCTCTGTACTCCAAGTGGTATAATCTTGAGAAGCATGTTATCGTGGagggggagaagaagaaggaaatcaagTTTGCCAGCAGGATTCATATGAGGATCTGTTTGGAAGGTGGTTACCATGTTCTGGATGAATCAACTCACCACAGTAGTGATCTGAGGCCTACAGCAAAACAGTTGTGGAAGCCCAGCATTGGGGTTCTGGAATTGGGGATTCTAAATGCTTGTGGGTTGACACCTATGAAGACAATAGATGGCCGGGCATCAACTGATGCTTATTGTGTTGCCAAATATGGGCAGAAGTGGGTTCGTACAAGGACAATCATTGGTAGCTTTACTCCCAAATGGAATGAGCAATACACCTGGGAGGTTTTTGATCCATGCACTGTTGTTACCATTGGGGTATTTGACAACGGCCACTTGCATGGGGGAGAAAAGCCTGGAGGGACAAAGGATTCTAGGATCGGAAAGGTAAGAATTCGTCTTTCTACCCTTGAAACTGATAGGGTTTACACCCATTCCTATCCGCTATTGGTTTTACACCCCTCTGGAGTGAAGAAGATGGGTGAAATTCATTTGGCTGTGAGATTCTCGTGCTCCTCTCTCCTGAATATGATGCATATGTACTCTCGTCCACTGTTGCCAAAAATGCACTATCTTCATCCATTGACAGTCAGCCAGCTCGACAGCTTGAGGCACCAGGCCACGCAGATTGTGTCCATGAGACTAAGTCGTGCTGAGCCACCATTGAGGAAAGAGGTGGTGGAGTACATGCTGGATGTTGGTTCCCACATGTGGAGCATGAGAAGAAGCAAGGCCAATTTCTTCAGAATTATGGGAGTGTTGAGTGGTTTAATTGCTGTGGGAAAATGGTTTGATCAGATATGTAACTGGAGGAACCCGATCACCACAGTTCTCATTCACATCTTATTTCTAATACTGGTGCTGTACCCAGAACTGATTTTACCCACCATTTTCCTCTACCTCTTCCTGATCGGGGTGTGGTACTACAGATGGAGACCGAGGCATCCTACACACATGGACACTCGGCTCTCCTGTGCCGACACTGCACATCCTGACGAACTGGATGAAGAATTTGACACATTTCCAACTTCCCGTCCTAATGATATGGTGAGGATGAGGTATGATCGTCTGAGAAGTATTGCAGGGAGGATTCAGACGGTGGTGGGTGATTTGGCCACCCAAGGGGAGAGGCTGCAGTCGTTGCTGAGCTGGAGGGACCCGAGAGCGACTGCTCTGTTTGTGATTTTTTGCTTGGTTGCTGCCATAGTTCTCTACGTTACACCGTTCCAAGTTGTGGTGTTTCTCACAGGATTTTATGTATTAAGACACCCAAGGTTTCGTCATAAGCTTCCCTCGGTGCCACTCAATTTCTTCAGGAGGCTACCAGCTAGAACTGACTCTATGTTATGA